The Austwickia sp. genome includes a region encoding these proteins:
- a CDS encoding MFS transporter produces MTPASPTSPSGPDQPGSATAAPHRDVPVHMTFDGSGHEIVMDPQYGPTTIDGYAPDATPTPGKFPLRPVLAATVGHAVEWFDWTIYSLFAVYFATQIFPSGNETAALLATFATFAVAFFLRPVGGWLMGRFADMAGRRGAMMLCVALMAGGSFVIGALPTYNQIGWAAPAILIIARIAQGIAAGGELSNTSVYLSEVAPPEPRGRYTSFMYMGTGTALIIATGLGYWLAKVLDKTQMAEFGWRMPFILGGIFALVGLFMRKDLKESELFEEHAAKKMEKIKNPLLTTLRRYPKSVLHVVGTTMLFAVVYYTFIGAINSQAVKTFKADSGDVFMAMTIAMVLFIALQYPLGPCRTRSAASRCSSWPDPGWLIQVE; encoded by the coding sequence ATGACGCCTGCCTCCCCGACCAGTCCCTCCGGGCCTGATCAGCCCGGATCCGCCACGGCGGCCCCCCACCGGGACGTGCCCGTGCACATGACCTTCGACGGGTCCGGCCACGAGATCGTGATGGACCCGCAGTACGGGCCCACGACCATCGACGGCTATGCGCCCGACGCCACGCCGACGCCCGGCAAGTTCCCGCTGCGGCCCGTGCTGGCGGCCACCGTGGGGCACGCGGTGGAGTGGTTCGACTGGACCATCTACTCGCTGTTCGCCGTGTACTTCGCCACCCAGATCTTCCCCTCCGGCAACGAGACCGCGGCGCTGTTGGCGACGTTCGCGACGTTCGCGGTCGCGTTCTTCCTGCGGCCCGTCGGCGGCTGGCTCATGGGCCGCTTCGCCGACATGGCTGGCCGCCGCGGGGCCATGATGCTGTGCGTCGCGCTGATGGCCGGCGGTTCGTTCGTGATCGGCGCGCTGCCGACGTACAACCAGATCGGCTGGGCGGCCCCCGCCATCCTGATCATCGCGCGCATCGCGCAGGGCATCGCCGCCGGTGGCGAGCTGTCCAACACCTCCGTCTACCTCTCGGAGGTCGCCCCGCCGGAGCCGCGCGGCCGGTACACCTCGTTCATGTACATGGGCACCGGCACGGCGCTCATCATCGCGACGGGCCTGGGCTACTGGCTCGCGAAGGTGCTGGACAAGACGCAGATGGCCGAGTTCGGCTGGCGCATGCCGTTCATCCTGGGCGGCATCTTCGCCCTAGTCGGCTTGTTCATGCGGAAGGACCTCAAGGAGTCCGAGCTGTTCGAGGAGCACGCCGCGAAGAAGATGGAGAAGATCAAGAACCCGCTCCTGACGACGCTGCGCCGCTACCCCAAGTCGGTGCTCCACGTGGTGGGCACGACGATGCTGTTCGCGGTCGTCTACTACACCTTCATCGGCGCGATCAACAGCCAGGCCGTCAAGACGTTCAAGGCCGACTCCGGCGACGTGTTCATGGCGATGACCATCG
- a CDS encoding GNAT family N-acetyltransferase yields MRPFAGRVVRYVGEADRAAALDLCARDPLANCYVAARIGEVDLDRSRSLLGHYPGGRLESLCWVTANVIPVECGPDAATAFADRLRRVQHQYSSIFGPALQVALLWDDLSASWRRPLEVRARQPLMAIGPDDPLGVAPDLRVRPAETAELDRLVPAASAMFTEEIGYPPYTDRGSEVAYRNGVRGLIARQRAYVLVEDGRILSKADLGSVGVGAGQIQGVWVDPAYRGTGLAAPAMARVVELARREVGWVSLYVNDYNTQAVRTYRRVGFQDVGLFATILF; encoded by the coding sequence GTGAGACCCTTCGCCGGACGCGTCGTCCGGTACGTCGGCGAGGCCGACCGGGCTGCGGCGCTGGACCTGTGCGCCCGAGATCCGTTGGCGAACTGCTATGTCGCCGCCCGCATCGGGGAGGTCGACCTGGATCGCTCGCGGTCCCTGCTCGGGCACTACCCCGGGGGGCGGCTGGAGTCCCTGTGCTGGGTGACGGCGAACGTCATCCCGGTGGAGTGCGGCCCCGACGCCGCCACGGCCTTCGCGGACCGGTTGCGGCGCGTGCAGCACCAGTACTCCTCCATCTTCGGCCCCGCGCTGCAGGTGGCGCTCCTCTGGGACGACCTGTCGGCCAGCTGGCGGCGGCCGCTGGAGGTGCGGGCGCGGCAGCCGCTCATGGCCATCGGTCCGGACGACCCGCTCGGGGTGGCGCCCGATCTGCGGGTGCGGCCCGCGGAGACGGCCGAACTGGACCGCCTCGTGCCGGCGGCGTCGGCGATGTTCACCGAGGAAATCGGTTACCCGCCCTACACCGATCGAGGCAGCGAGGTCGCCTATCGCAACGGGGTGCGTGGCCTGATCGCGCGGCAGCGGGCGTACGTGCTCGTGGAGGACGGCCGCATCCTCTCCAAGGCCGACCTCGGGTCCGTGGGGGTCGGCGCGGGCCAGATCCAAGGCGTGTGGGTGGACCCGGCGTACCGCGGCACGGGGCTCGCCGCCCCCGCGATGGCCAGGGTCGTCGAGCTCGCGCGTCGCGAGGTCGGGTGGGTCAGCCTCTACGTCAACGACTACAACACCCAGGCCGTGCGGACCTATCGTCGGGTGGGCTTCCAGGACGTGGGGCTCTTCGCCACGATCCTGTTCTGA
- the ispG gene encoding flavodoxin-dependent (E)-4-hydroxy-3-methylbut-2-enyl-diphosphate synthase, translated as MTVDLGMPSAPAAPPLAPRRPSRKIRVGSVEVGGDAPVSVQSMTTTLTSDVNATLQQIAELTAAGCDIVRVACPSQDDADALGEIAKHSQIPVIADIHFQPKYVFAAIEAGCAAVRVNPGNIREFDDKVKEIAQAARDYGTSLRIGVNAGSLDKRLYAKYGGPTPEALVESAVWEAGLFEEHDFHDFKISVKHHDVPTMIRAYELLASKGDWPLHLGVTEAGPAFQGTIKSSVAFGHLLAEGIGDTIRVSLSAPPVEEVKVGNQILQSLGLKPRKLEIVSCPSCGRAQVDVYTLAQQVTAGLEGMTVPLRVAVMGCVVNGPGEAREADLGVASGNGKGQIFVRGEVVKTVPESEIVETLIEEAMRLADEMGEPAGDGGAGPTVTVGG; from the coding sequence ATGACCGTCGATCTCGGCATGCCGTCGGCTCCCGCCGCTCCGCCGCTCGCCCCGCGCCGCCCGTCCCGCAAGATCCGGGTCGGATCGGTCGAGGTCGGAGGCGACGCCCCGGTCTCCGTCCAGTCGATGACGACCACACTGACCTCCGACGTCAACGCCACCCTGCAGCAGATCGCGGAGCTGACCGCGGCCGGCTGCGACATCGTCCGGGTCGCCTGCCCCAGCCAGGACGACGCCGACGCCCTCGGAGAGATCGCCAAGCACTCCCAGATCCCGGTGATCGCGGACATTCACTTCCAGCCGAAGTACGTGTTCGCGGCCATCGAGGCCGGTTGCGCCGCCGTCCGCGTCAACCCCGGCAACATCCGCGAGTTCGACGACAAGGTCAAGGAGATCGCGCAGGCGGCCCGGGACTATGGCACCTCGCTGCGGATCGGCGTCAACGCGGGCAGCCTGGACAAGCGCCTGTACGCCAAGTACGGCGGACCCACCCCCGAGGCGCTGGTGGAATCCGCCGTCTGGGAGGCGGGGCTGTTCGAGGAGCACGACTTCCACGACTTCAAGATCTCGGTCAAGCACCACGACGTACCGACGATGATCCGCGCCTACGAGCTGCTCGCCAGCAAGGGCGACTGGCCGCTCCACCTCGGCGTGACCGAGGCCGGCCCGGCGTTCCAGGGCACGATCAAGTCGTCGGTGGCCTTCGGGCACCTGCTGGCCGAGGGCATCGGCGACACGATCCGGGTCTCGCTGTCGGCGCCGCCGGTGGAGGAGGTCAAGGTCGGCAACCAGATCCTGCAGTCGCTCGGGTTGAAGCCGCGCAAGCTGGAGATCGTCAGCTGCCCGAGCTGCGGACGCGCCCAGGTCGACGTCTACACCCTGGCCCAGCAGGTCACCGCAGGGCTGGAGGGGATGACCGTCCCGCTGCGGGTGGCCGTCATGGGCTGCGTCGTCAACGGACCGGGGGAGGCGCGGGAGGCCGACCTCGGCGTGGCGTCGGGCAACGGCAAGGGCCAGATCTTCGTCCGCGGCGAGGTCGTGAAGACGGTGCCCGAGAGCGAGATCGTCGAGACGCTCATCGAGGAGGCCATGCGGCTGGCCGACGAGATGGGCGAGCCGGCCGGTGACGGCGGCGCGGGCCCGACGGTGACGGTCGGCGGGTGA
- a CDS encoding site-2 protease family protein yields the protein MYVVGVLIVALGIGASIALHEIGHLVPAKRFGVKCPQYMIGFGPTLWSRKIGETQYGLKAIPLGGFVKMIGMFPPKPGDPPGVVRPSSTGRWSAMIDDARTSSMEEIEPGEEHRVFYRLTTPRKLAVMFGGPLMNLLIATLIITGIVTLYGRQVEADGGRIGTVVQCVRPVTGTAADATACTAADAPSPAAAAGLRPDDVIVEIAGSPVAKAADVSRLVRPNAGKPIPVVVTRAGERVSRTVTPIANQVPELDADGVPRKNADGSIAMTTAGYIGTSTGQNTVLQRQSITQAPAIVWDGVKQTAGVVLRLPEKVVAVGQAAFGPGERAADSPMSVVGVGRVAGDTASTMTFMGVRLAGPVDLAVILLMLLASLNIALFVFNLIPLMPLDGGHIAGALWEGLRRTVARLRGAPDPGYVDVAKGLPLAYAVATLLIGMSVLLIYADLVKPVRL from the coding sequence ATGTACGTCGTCGGCGTGTTGATCGTCGCCCTGGGCATCGGCGCGTCCATCGCGCTGCACGAGATCGGGCACCTGGTGCCCGCCAAGCGGTTCGGGGTGAAGTGCCCGCAATACATGATCGGGTTCGGGCCCACGCTGTGGAGCCGCAAGATCGGCGAGACTCAGTACGGGCTGAAGGCCATCCCGCTGGGCGGCTTCGTCAAGATGATCGGGATGTTCCCGCCCAAGCCCGGCGATCCGCCCGGGGTGGTGCGCCCCTCCAGCACGGGGCGCTGGTCGGCGATGATCGACGACGCGCGCACGTCCTCGATGGAGGAGATTGAGCCCGGCGAGGAGCACCGCGTCTTCTACCGGCTGACGACGCCGCGCAAGCTGGCCGTGATGTTCGGCGGTCCGCTGATGAACCTGCTCATCGCCACGCTCATCATCACCGGCATCGTCACCCTCTACGGCCGCCAGGTCGAGGCGGACGGCGGGCGCATCGGCACCGTCGTCCAGTGCGTGCGCCCGGTCACCGGGACGGCCGCGGATGCAACCGCCTGCACCGCCGCGGACGCGCCCTCGCCGGCGGCGGCGGCCGGGCTGCGACCGGATGACGTCATCGTCGAGATCGCCGGGTCCCCGGTCGCCAAGGCGGCCGACGTCTCGCGCCTCGTGCGACCGAACGCGGGCAAGCCCATCCCGGTGGTCGTGACGCGCGCCGGCGAACGCGTGTCGCGCACCGTGACCCCGATCGCCAACCAGGTCCCCGAGCTCGACGCGGACGGCGTGCCCCGCAAGAACGCAGACGGCAGCATCGCCATGACGACCGCTGGCTACATCGGCACCTCGACCGGGCAGAACACGGTGCTGCAGCGCCAGAGCATCACGCAGGCCCCGGCCATCGTCTGGGACGGCGTCAAGCAGACGGCCGGCGTCGTGTTGCGGCTGCCGGAGAAGGTCGTGGCCGTCGGGCAGGCCGCCTTCGGCCCGGGGGAGCGGGCCGCGGACAGCCCCATGTCGGTCGTCGGCGTGGGTCGCGTGGCAGGCGACACCGCCAGCACCATGACGTTCATGGGAGTCCGGCTCGCCGGGCCGGTCGACCTCGCCGTCATCCTCCTGATGCTGCTGGCCAGCCTGAACATCGCGCTGTTCGTCTTCAACCTCATCCCGCTCATGCCGCTGGACGGCGGTCACATCGCGGGTGCCCTGTGGGAGGGGCTACGGCGTACCGTCGCCCGCCTGCGCGGTGCTCCCGACCCGGGGTACGTCGACGTCGCGAAGGGGCTGCCGCTCGCGTACGCCGTCGCGACGCTCCTCATCGGCATGTCGGTCCTGTTGATCTACGCGGACCTCGTCAAGCCGGTCCGGCTCTGA
- a CDS encoding 1-deoxy-D-xylulose-5-phosphate reductoisomerase has translation MGVVSTPRDVVILGSTGSIGTQALDVIGRNPDRFRVVALAAGGGGLALLARQAVAFEVPLVGVAHGGADVVAAAVEGAAREAGRPTYTPQIVTGPDAATQVAAAPCDVVLNGITGSVGLLPTLAALRAGSTLALANKESLIVGGPIVKAAARPGQIVPVDSEHSALAQCLRGGRAEEVRRLVVTASGGPFRGKRKEELYAVTPEQALAHPTWDMGRVVTTNSATLVNKGLEVIEAHLLFDIGFDAIDVVVHPQSIVHSMVEFTDGSTLAQASPPSMLIPIALGLAWPERVPDAAPGCDWTTAQSWDFEPLDDEAFPAVGLAVQAGRAGGTFPAVYNAANEECVDAFHERRIAFPDIVDTVARVVGDWADAPANPRAGGSESGALDVDQVLSAERWARARAHEVLGIG, from the coding sequence ATCGGCGTCGTGAGCACTCCCCGCGACGTCGTCATCCTCGGCTCCACCGGCTCGATCGGCACCCAGGCGTTGGACGTCATCGGCCGCAACCCGGACCGCTTCCGGGTCGTGGCACTCGCGGCCGGGGGCGGCGGCCTGGCCCTGCTGGCGCGCCAGGCCGTCGCCTTCGAGGTGCCGCTCGTCGGGGTCGCGCACGGCGGCGCCGACGTCGTGGCCGCCGCGGTCGAGGGGGCCGCGCGGGAGGCCGGCCGCCCGACGTACACCCCGCAGATCGTCACCGGCCCCGACGCCGCGACGCAGGTCGCCGCCGCGCCGTGCGACGTCGTCCTCAACGGGATCACGGGGTCGGTCGGCCTCCTGCCGACGCTGGCGGCGTTGCGCGCCGGTTCGACCCTCGCGCTGGCCAACAAGGAGTCGCTCATCGTCGGCGGCCCCATCGTCAAGGCCGCCGCCCGCCCGGGCCAGATCGTGCCCGTCGACTCCGAGCACTCCGCACTGGCGCAGTGCCTGCGGGGAGGCCGGGCGGAGGAGGTACGGCGGCTCGTCGTCACCGCCTCCGGCGGGCCGTTCCGCGGCAAGCGCAAGGAGGAGCTGTACGCCGTGACGCCCGAGCAGGCCCTCGCCCACCCGACGTGGGACATGGGCCGCGTGGTCACCACCAACTCGGCGACCCTGGTCAACAAGGGCCTGGAGGTCATCGAGGCGCACCTGCTCTTCGACATCGGCTTTGACGCGATCGACGTGGTGGTGCACCCGCAGTCGATCGTGCACTCGATGGTGGAGTTCACCGACGGCTCGACCCTCGCCCAGGCCAGTCCGCCCTCCATGCTCATCCCCATCGCGCTGGGGCTGGCGTGGCCCGAGCGGGTCCCCGACGCCGCCCCCGGCTGCGACTGGACCACGGCGCAGAGCTGGGACTTCGAGCCGCTGGACGACGAGGCGTTTCCGGCCGTGGGCCTCGCCGTGCAGGCGGGTCGGGCGGGCGGCACCTTCCCGGCCGTGTACAACGCCGCCAACGAGGAGTGCGTCGACGCCTTCCACGAGCGCCGGATCGCCTTCCCCGACATCGTCGACACCGTCGCCCGCGTCGTCGGCGACTGGGCCGACGCCCCCGCCAACCCGCGCGCTGGCGGGAGTGAATCGGGCGCGCTCGACGTTGACCAGGTGCTGTCCGCCGAGCGGTGGGCCCGCGCGCGGGCCCACGAGGTGCTTGGGATCGGGTAG
- a CDS encoding WXG100 family type VII secretion target, with translation MKVIVGSPTLVRSGAERIAQASKELTETGGALAGAAGSITGTWSGPAAVAFGGAAQRTEQACRRTGARLAEVADAGTRYAERLQDAQDELARLSQRELRLGEEELLLRVKAAATAPVGVDQPELADVAAARDRVCAAAEEIVRRHELERAAFEAALTAPPPLGTLGEVAGMPAPDWTFLTTLNDKVGEGTSLVKKTRATVDAFRARAAIAAIGREAMPLTEAAAAELAGAEQKLGAASKVFTGRPVPGAEAAGLLDRFAVLKTVGGRINLGMTAWEGFGDLMNGDPEHPGFRDVATRVAGAAGGVGAVVLLASAANPVGMALVTGYGAYKLGTWVYDHRDDIKRVATNAWNRVAPAAAAGRDAVAGKARVAGRAVGDAVSHAASDAGAAVRDTAAEVGDRIGAGLRALVPRPRFGW, from the coding sequence ATGAAGGTCATCGTCGGCTCGCCGACGCTCGTCCGCTCCGGCGCCGAGCGGATCGCGCAGGCCAGCAAGGAGCTGACCGAGACCGGCGGGGCGCTCGCGGGCGCCGCCGGCAGCATCACCGGCACCTGGTCGGGCCCGGCGGCGGTGGCGTTCGGCGGCGCGGCGCAGCGGACGGAGCAGGCCTGCCGCCGGACCGGGGCGCGTCTGGCGGAGGTCGCCGACGCCGGCACGCGGTACGCCGAGCGCCTGCAGGACGCCCAGGACGAGCTGGCTCGACTCTCCCAGCGGGAGCTCCGCCTCGGCGAGGAGGAACTGCTGCTCCGGGTCAAGGCGGCCGCCACGGCGCCGGTCGGCGTCGACCAGCCCGAGCTGGCCGACGTGGCGGCGGCGCGAGACCGGGTCTGCGCGGCCGCGGAGGAGATCGTGCGGCGGCACGAGCTCGAGCGGGCCGCCTTCGAGGCCGCCCTGACGGCACCCCCGCCGCTCGGCACGCTCGGCGAGGTCGCCGGGATGCCCGCGCCGGATTGGACCTTCCTCACGACGCTCAACGACAAGGTGGGGGAGGGCACGTCGCTGGTCAAGAAGACCAGGGCGACCGTGGACGCCTTTCGGGCGCGGGCCGCCATCGCGGCCATCGGGCGCGAGGCGATGCCGCTGACCGAGGCCGCCGCCGCCGAACTGGCCGGAGCGGAGCAGAAGCTGGGCGCGGCCAGCAAGGTCTTCACGGGGCGACCCGTGCCGGGTGCCGAGGCCGCCGGCCTGCTCGACCGGTTCGCGGTGCTCAAGACGGTCGGTGGCCGCATCAACCTGGGCATGACGGCCTGGGAGGGCTTCGGCGACTTGATGAACGGCGACCCCGAGCACCCGGGGTTCCGGGACGTGGCCACCCGCGTGGCGGGCGCCGCGGGCGGGGTGGGCGCCGTGGTGCTCCTGGCCTCGGCGGCCAACCCCGTGGGCATGGCCCTCGTTACGGGATACGGTGCCTACAAGCTCGGCACCTGGGTCTACGACCACCGCGACGACATTAAACGGGTGGCCACGAACGCCTGGAATCGGGTCGCACCGGCCGCTGCGGCCGGCCGGGATGCCGTGGCGGGGAAGGCCCGGGTGGCGGGTCGGGCCGTCGGAGACGCGGTGAGTCACGCGGCCAGCGACGCGGGCGCCGCGGTCCGGGACACGGCGGCAGAGGTGGGCGACCGGATCGGCGCCGGGCTGCGGGCGCTGGTGCCCCGGCCGCGGTTCGGCTGGTGA
- a CDS encoding DUF1684 domain-containing protein: MIVFADGTTGSESYAPGRFLKLPLPPEGGHLTLDFNRAFIPPCGLSYFYSCPVPPPQNRIAAPIRGGEKRVRFHSEGGH, translated from the coding sequence GTGATCGTCTTCGCCGACGGCACCACCGGCTCCGAGAGCTACGCGCCGGGGCGCTTCCTGAAGTTGCCGCTGCCCCCCGAGGGCGGTCACCTGACGCTCGACTTCAACCGGGCGTTCATCCCGCCGTGCGGGTTAAGCTACTTCTACTCCTGCCCGGTCCCGCCGCCGCAGAACCGCATCGCGGCGCCGATCCGCGGCGGGGAGAAGCGGGTGCGGTTCCACTCCGAGGGCGGCCACTGA
- a CDS encoding propionyl-CoA synthetase, with product MTTGAYAQVHASSASDPAGFWSQAAEVVDWIKKPTIVLDDSRPPFYRWFADGTLNTCYNALDRHVINGRGEQVAVYYESPVTGTSAQYTYAEVLEKVAKFAGVLRSLGVEKGDRVVIYMPMVPEALMAMLACARIGAIHSVVFGGFAPAELAARIEDATPKVIIAASCGIEPSRVIPYKPFLDQAIERSSHKPDHVVMLQREQSPAEMGERDLDFTELMNSDAIEPAECVEVAATDPLYILYTSGTTGKPKGIVRDNGGHAVAMAWSLPNLYGVGAGETFWAASDVGWVVGHSYIVYSPLLAGASTVMYEGKPVGTPDASAFWRVIEKCKVASLFTAPTAFRAIKKEDPEAKLLEGHDISSMRRLFLAGERLDPDTYHWAHNILGVPVIDNWWQTETGWPIATNPVGVEELPVKPGSPSVPTVGYDVQVLDEKGDQVPAGTEGSIAIKLPMPPGTLPTLWQDDARYVSSYLSAYEGYYLTGDGGYIDEDGYIYVMGRTDDVLNVAGHRLSTGAIEAALAGHPQVAECAVIGVADQMKGQVPRAFVVVKSGVDVTDPAVAEKLKSELVQRVRDEVGAVAALKMVDVVMALPKTRSGKILRKTMRQIADGQEAQVPSTIEDASVLDKLRPVLRPGQGTVE from the coding sequence ATGACTACCGGCGCATACGCACAAGTCCACGCCTCAAGTGCCTCGGATCCGGCCGGCTTTTGGAGCCAGGCGGCCGAGGTCGTCGATTGGATCAAGAAGCCGACGATCGTCCTTGACGACTCCCGCCCGCCGTTCTATCGGTGGTTCGCCGACGGGACGCTCAACACCTGTTACAACGCGCTCGACCGCCACGTCATCAACGGACGGGGCGAGCAGGTCGCGGTCTACTACGAGAGCCCGGTCACCGGCACCTCCGCGCAATACACCTACGCTGAGGTGCTGGAGAAGGTCGCCAAGTTCGCCGGCGTCCTGCGCTCGCTGGGCGTCGAGAAGGGCGACCGCGTCGTCATCTACATGCCGATGGTCCCCGAGGCCCTCATGGCGATGCTCGCGTGCGCCCGCATCGGCGCGATCCACTCCGTGGTCTTCGGCGGATTCGCCCCCGCGGAGCTGGCCGCGCGCATCGAGGACGCGACCCCGAAGGTCATCATCGCGGCGAGCTGTGGCATCGAGCCCAGTCGCGTCATCCCCTACAAGCCGTTCCTCGACCAGGCCATCGAGCGCAGCTCGCACAAGCCGGACCACGTGGTCATGCTGCAGCGCGAGCAGAGCCCCGCCGAGATGGGCGAGCGGGACCTCGACTTCACCGAGCTGATGAACAGTGACGCCATCGAGCCGGCCGAATGCGTCGAGGTGGCCGCCACCGACCCGCTGTACATCCTCTACACCTCCGGCACCACGGGGAAGCCCAAGGGCATCGTGCGCGACAACGGCGGGCACGCGGTCGCCATGGCATGGTCGCTGCCGAACCTGTACGGCGTAGGCGCGGGCGAGACGTTCTGGGCGGCCAGCGACGTCGGATGGGTCGTCGGCCACAGCTACATCGTCTACTCGCCGCTGCTGGCCGGCGCCTCGACGGTCATGTATGAGGGCAAGCCCGTCGGCACCCCGGACGCCTCGGCGTTCTGGCGGGTCATCGAGAAGTGCAAGGTCGCCTCGCTGTTCACGGCGCCCACCGCGTTCCGGGCCATCAAGAAGGAGGACCCGGAGGCCAAGCTGCTGGAGGGCCACGACATCAGCAGCATGCGGCGGCTGTTCCTGGCCGGCGAGCGGCTCGACCCCGACACCTACCACTGGGCGCACAACATCCTCGGCGTACCGGTCATCGACAACTGGTGGCAGACCGAGACCGGCTGGCCGATCGCCACCAACCCGGTCGGCGTCGAGGAGCTGCCGGTCAAGCCGGGCTCGCCCTCCGTGCCGACCGTGGGCTACGACGTCCAGGTGCTCGACGAAAAGGGCGATCAGGTCCCGGCCGGCACCGAGGGCTCGATCGCGATCAAGCTGCCCATGCCCCCCGGCACGCTGCCGACGCTGTGGCAGGACGACGCGCGCTACGTCAGCAGCTACCTGTCGGCGTACGAGGGCTATTACCTCACCGGTGACGGCGGTTACATCGACGAGGACGGCTACATCTACGTCATGGGCCGCACCGACGACGTGCTCAACGTCGCCGGTCACCGCCTGTCCACCGGTGCCATCGAGGCGGCCCTGGCCGGTCACCCGCAGGTCGCCGAGTGCGCCGTCATCGGCGTCGCCGACCAGATGAAGGGCCAGGTGCCGCGCGCGTTCGTCGTCGTGAAGTCGGGCGTCGACGTCACGGATCCGGCGGTGGCGGAGAAGCTGAAGTCCGAGCTCGTCCAGCGGGTCCGCGACGAGGTCGGCGCGGTGGCCGCGCTGAAGATGGTCGACGTGGTCATGGCGCTGCCGAAGACGCGGTCCGGCAAGATCCTGCGCAAGACCATGCGCCAGATCGCGGACGGCCAGGAGGCGCAGGTCCCCAGCACGATCGAGGACGCGAGCGTTCTCGACAAGCTGCGCCCGGTCTTGCGGCCGGGGCAGGGCACGGTCGAGTGA